From one Catellatospora sp. IY07-71 genomic stretch:
- a CDS encoding helix-turn-helix domain-containing protein, with translation MEHSRDDLLTTTEAAALLRSSRQHVVDLCERGVLPFVRVGTHRRLARADVLAMLRPELTRDQLKSLWLHRAVAGRLVADPDAVLDRAAKNLRRLQSVHPDGMAAMWLDRWRQVLEAGVEAVLDVLTSRSRDAAELRQNSPFAGVLPESMRQAVLTAFAEHWRRERTA, from the coding sequence ATGGAGCACAGTCGTGATGACCTGCTGACGACCACAGAGGCGGCGGCCCTGCTGCGGTCGTCCCGCCAGCATGTCGTCGACCTGTGTGAACGCGGAGTCCTTCCCTTCGTGCGGGTGGGTACGCACCGCCGGCTCGCGCGGGCGGACGTGCTCGCGATGCTGCGCCCAGAGTTGACGCGCGATCAGCTGAAGTCGCTGTGGCTGCACCGCGCTGTAGCCGGCCGCCTCGTCGCTGACCCCGACGCGGTGCTGGACCGGGCTGCCAAGAACCTGCGGCGGCTGCAGTCGGTACATCCGGACGGCATGGCTGCGATGTGGCTCGATCGATGGCGGCAGGTTCTCGAAGCCGGAGTCGAGGCCGTGCTCGATGTCTTGACGTCGCGGAGCCGCGACGCCGCCGAACTGCGACAGAACTCGCCCTTTGCGGGCGTGCTGCCCGAAAGCATGCGGCAGGCCGTGCTGACCGCGTTCGCCGAGCATTGGCGACGGGAGCGGACGGCGTGA
- a CDS encoding RNA polymerase sigma-70 factor → MPLTVQDVDRFMAARPRLEAIAYRLLGSAAEAEDAVQETFLRWQAADPERIEVPEAWLTKVLTNLCLNQLTSARARRESYVGEWLPEPLLGGDPMLGPADTAEQRESVSYAVLTLMERLSPSERAVYVLREAFDYPHRDIAEILDISEAASQQTFHRARRHVADGRTRVEIDQAAARRVVEEFLAAAASGQLDSLVRMLTADVVSVGDGGGKVPARTKPFEGAVAVAKFLWGLFKPAESKRAVLGGSPEIHVWTANGEPAVLAVLDGRVVGVMCLEVTPDGIAAVRNQVNPDKLERATAQWAAAEHGEPLFRVW, encoded by the coding sequence GTGCCGCTGACCGTGCAGGACGTCGACCGCTTCATGGCCGCCAGGCCGCGCCTGGAGGCCATCGCCTACCGCCTGCTCGGCTCGGCCGCCGAGGCGGAGGACGCCGTGCAGGAGACGTTCCTGCGCTGGCAGGCCGCCGACCCCGAGCGCATCGAGGTGCCCGAGGCCTGGCTGACGAAGGTCCTCACCAACCTGTGCCTCAACCAGCTCACCTCCGCCCGCGCCCGCCGCGAGAGCTACGTCGGCGAGTGGCTGCCCGAGCCGCTGCTCGGCGGCGACCCGATGCTCGGCCCGGCCGACACCGCCGAGCAGCGCGAATCCGTCTCGTACGCCGTCCTCACCCTGATGGAGCGGCTGTCCCCGAGCGAGCGCGCCGTGTACGTGCTGCGCGAGGCGTTCGACTACCCGCACCGCGACATCGCCGAGATCCTCGACATCTCCGAGGCGGCCAGCCAGCAGACCTTCCACCGCGCCCGCAGGCACGTCGCCGACGGCCGGACCCGCGTCGAGATCGACCAGGCGGCCGCCCGGCGGGTCGTCGAGGAGTTCCTCGCCGCGGCCGCGAGCGGACAGCTGGACTCGCTGGTACGCATGCTCACCGCCGACGTGGTGTCCGTCGGCGACGGCGGCGGCAAGGTCCCGGCCCGCACGAAGCCGTTCGAGGGCGCGGTCGCGGTGGCGAAGTTCCTGTGGGGCCTGTTCAAGCCGGCCGAGTCCAAGCGCGCCGTGCTCGGGGGCTCGCCCGAGATCCACGTGTGGACCGCCAACGGCGAGCCCGCCGTCCTGGCCGTGCTCGACGGCCGGGTCGTCGGCGTCATGTGCCTGGAGGTCACGCCGGACGGCATCGCGGCCGTGCGCAACCAGGTCAACCCCGACAAGCTCGAACGCGCGACCGCGCAGTGGGCCGCCGCCGAGCACGGGGAACCCCTGTTCCGCGTCTGGTGA
- a CDS encoding LysR substrate-binding domain-containing protein yields MTLTPLGEQLRDDLRAGYDAIRQGLARASESTRGLAGTVRLGVMGVVGHEIRDVIGKFVAGHPGCDVTMREIVFSDPFAALRAGELDLILVWREVREPDLTEGPVLLTEGRLMGMWAGHELAGRSAVSMEDFAGRTVVDPAPPAPSYWTESMLPRCTPSGRPVPRGPVVTTFHEVLTQVAAGRCVTPMNEHRLHYFSHPGVVWVPIHDAPVTEWALVWRTGGLHPRAKAFVEVAAASGPRAYAAPRDGAAGH; encoded by the coding sequence GTGACCCTGACGCCCCTGGGAGAGCAGCTGCGGGACGATCTCCGGGCGGGCTACGACGCGATTCGCCAGGGCCTGGCGCGGGCGTCCGAATCGACCCGGGGTCTGGCCGGGACGGTGCGGCTCGGTGTCATGGGCGTCGTCGGGCACGAGATCCGCGATGTGATCGGCAAGTTCGTGGCCGGCCACCCGGGTTGCGACGTGACGATGCGGGAGATCGTGTTCAGCGATCCGTTCGCCGCGCTGCGCGCTGGGGAGCTCGATCTGATCCTGGTCTGGCGGGAGGTACGCGAACCCGATCTGACCGAGGGGCCCGTCCTGCTCACCGAGGGCCGCCTGATGGGCATGTGGGCCGGTCACGAGCTGGCCGGCCGCAGCGCGGTGTCGATGGAGGACTTCGCCGGGCGCACGGTCGTCGACCCCGCGCCGCCCGCGCCGAGCTACTGGACCGAGTCGATGCTGCCGCGGTGCACGCCGAGCGGGCGGCCGGTGCCCCGCGGGCCGGTCGTCACGACGTTCCACGAGGTGCTGACCCAGGTCGCGGCGGGCCGGTGCGTCACGCCCATGAACGAGCACCGGCTGCACTACTTCTCCCACCCCGGCGTGGTGTGGGTGCCGATCCACGACGCACCCGTCACCGAGTGGGCCCTGGTATGGCGTACCGGCGGCCTGCATCCGCGGGCCAAGGCTTTCGTCGAGGTGGCGGCGGCGTCGGGACCCCGCGCCTATGCCGCGCCCCGCGACGGCGCCGCCGGGCACTGA
- a CDS encoding gamma-glutamylcyclotransferase family protein, with amino-acid sequence MPLLFSYGTLRDPAVQQANFGRLLAGREDALPGYRVELVKITDPDVLAVSGQDHHPIVTPSGDLADQVPGTVFEVSDEELAAADLYEVDDYRRVLVQLASGDHAWVYVQAA; translated from the coding sequence ATGCCTCTGCTCTTCTCCTACGGAACGCTGCGTGACCCCGCCGTGCAGCAGGCCAACTTCGGCCGCCTGCTCGCCGGCCGCGAGGACGCGCTGCCCGGCTACCGGGTCGAGCTGGTGAAGATCACCGACCCCGACGTGCTCGCGGTGAGCGGCCAGGACCATCACCCGATCGTGACGCCGTCCGGAGACCTCGCCGATCAGGTGCCCGGCACGGTGTTCGAGGTGAGCGACGAGGAACTCGCCGCCGCCGACCTGTACGAGGTCGACGACTACCGCCGCGTGCTGGTCCAACTCGCCTCCGGCGACCACGCCTGGGTGTACGTCCAGGCTGCGTAG
- a CDS encoding alpha/beta fold hydrolase, which yields MNVQTAHHGDVAVAYETFGPAGGEPLLLIMGLDYQMVWWPDGFCQALADRGFHVARFDNRDAGLSTHFTSPARENPFRVLFRGSRRPAYGTADMVGDGIAVMDALGWESAHVFGASMGSALALSTAVLHPDRVRSVTAAMGGPLRGAAALRHLNFGFFLRAARIKHPATDEGAIRTLVDLARLLATPHHPFDEDWAREVAEISHARSPRDPGTTQRQTYALRAAGALTGRMRDIAVPTLVVNGADDPLIRPGAAAALARLVPGARPVVYPGMGHLLQEHLWDTIADEVAAQARTTTGHRLPQRGA from the coding sequence ATGAACGTGCAGACGGCCCACCACGGCGACGTCGCCGTCGCCTACGAGACCTTCGGTCCGGCCGGCGGCGAGCCGCTGCTGCTCATCATGGGCCTCGACTACCAGATGGTCTGGTGGCCGGACGGATTCTGCCAGGCGCTGGCCGACCGGGGCTTCCACGTCGCCCGGTTCGACAACCGCGACGCCGGACTGTCCACTCACTTCACCTCGCCCGCGAGGGAGAACCCGTTCCGGGTGCTGTTCCGGGGGAGCCGCCGGCCCGCGTACGGCACCGCCGACATGGTCGGCGACGGCATCGCGGTCATGGACGCGCTCGGCTGGGAGTCCGCGCACGTGTTCGGGGCCTCGATGGGCAGCGCGCTCGCCCTGTCGACCGCGGTGCTGCACCCGGACCGGGTGCGTTCGGTGACCGCCGCCATGGGCGGGCCGTTGCGGGGCGCCGCCGCCCTGCGCCATCTCAACTTCGGCTTCTTCCTCCGGGCCGCCCGCATCAAGCACCCCGCCACCGACGAGGGCGCGATCCGGACCCTGGTCGACCTCGCCCGGCTGCTGGCCACGCCGCACCACCCGTTCGATGAGGACTGGGCCCGCGAGGTCGCCGAGATCAGCCACGCCCGCTCGCCACGCGACCCCGGCACCACGCAGCGGCAGACGTACGCGCTGCGCGCCGCGGGCGCCCTCACCGGCCGCATGCGGGACATCGCCGTGCCCACGCTGGTCGTCAACGGCGCGGACGACCCGCTCATCCGTCCCGGCGCGGCCGCCGCGCTGGCCCGCCTGGTCCCCGGCGCGCGGCCCGTCGTGTACCCGGGCATGGGACACCTGCTGCAGGAACACCTCTGGGACACGATCGCCGACGAGGTCGCGGCACAGGCGCGCACCACCACCGGGCACCGCCTCCCGCAGCGCGGCGCCTGA
- a CDS encoding NAD(P)/FAD-dependent oxidoreductase, with amino-acid sequence MRHRIIVLGAGYTGASAAGRLARRLRRDDVAITLVNAEPDFIERVRLHQLAAGQHLKPRPLAKMFAGTGVALRLAKVTAVDADRKTVTVADANGTEQLAYDTLVYALGSGWNAQAVPGTAEHAHEVASRPGALRLRERLAGLGAGQTVTVVGGGLTGVEAATEIAEARPDLDVALAAGGGLGDWLSPKGRAHLRKVFGGLGITVYEHAAVTAVAADHVATADGRTVPAEVTVWTAGFAVHPIAAATSLRVTGTGQILVDGTMRSVSHPDVYAVGDAALAMGPNDKPLRMSCASGVPMAWQAADAIAARLTGGRLPNIPIRYFNQCISLGRAEGLIQFVTADDQAKPSALTGRLAATYKELVCKGAAWGVANPTVGMPTRRRPVLREQAAAGTTARATA; translated from the coding sequence ATGCGCCACCGCATCATCGTCCTCGGCGCCGGATACACCGGCGCCTCCGCAGCCGGCCGCCTCGCCCGGCGGCTGCGCCGTGACGACGTCGCCATCACCCTCGTCAACGCCGAGCCCGACTTCATCGAGCGCGTACGCCTGCACCAGCTCGCCGCCGGGCAGCACCTCAAGCCCCGGCCGCTGGCGAAGATGTTCGCGGGCACCGGCGTAGCGCTGCGCCTCGCGAAGGTCACCGCCGTCGACGCCGACCGCAAGACCGTGACCGTCGCCGACGCGAACGGCACCGAGCAGCTCGCCTACGACACGCTCGTCTACGCCCTCGGCAGCGGCTGGAACGCCCAGGCCGTGCCCGGCACCGCCGAGCACGCCCACGAGGTGGCCAGCCGCCCCGGCGCGCTGCGGCTGCGCGAGCGCCTGGCCGGCCTCGGCGCCGGGCAGACGGTGACCGTCGTCGGCGGCGGGCTCACCGGTGTCGAGGCCGCGACCGAGATCGCCGAGGCCCGCCCGGACCTCGACGTCGCGCTGGCCGCCGGCGGCGGGCTCGGCGACTGGCTGTCCCCCAAGGGCCGCGCGCACCTGCGCAAGGTCTTCGGCGGGCTCGGCATCACGGTGTACGAGCACGCCGCCGTCACCGCCGTCGCGGCCGACCACGTGGCCACCGCCGACGGCAGGACCGTCCCGGCCGAGGTCACCGTGTGGACGGCCGGCTTCGCGGTGCACCCGATCGCCGCGGCGACCAGCCTGCGGGTCACCGGCACCGGTCAGATCCTGGTCGACGGGACGATGCGCTCGGTGTCGCACCCCGACGTGTACGCGGTCGGCGACGCCGCCCTGGCCATGGGCCCCAATGACAAGCCGCTGCGCATGTCGTGCGCCTCGGGCGTGCCGATGGCCTGGCAGGCCGCCGACGCGATCGCGGCCCGCCTCACCGGCGGCAGGCTGCCGAACATCCCGATCCGCTACTTCAACCAGTGCATCTCGCTGGGCCGCGCGGAGGGCCTGATCCAGTTCGTCACCGCCGACGACCAGGCCAAGCCGTCGGCGCTGACCGGGCGGCTCGCCGCGACGTACAAGGAGCTGGTCTGCAAGGGCGCCGCCTGGGGCGTGGCCAACCCGACCGTGGGCATGCCCACCCGCCGCCGCCCCGTCCTCCGCGAGCAGGCCGCGGCCGGCACGACCGCCCGCGCGACGGCGTAA
- a CDS encoding NADP-dependent oxidoreductase, which produces MRAIAVSDRASGAAGLSLTDLPHPHAAENDVIVRVHAAGFTPGELDWPGTWTDRAGRDRTPSVPGHEVAGVVAELGYGTSYLTVGQRVCGLTDWTRNGTLAEYVAVEARNLAPLPADVDYVAAAALPIAGLTAWQGLFDHARLAPGQTVLVHGAAGGVGSVAVQLAREAGARVIGTGRAADRDRALGFGADTYLDLQSDRLEDAGQVDVVFDVIGGEILDRSAALVRAGGTLVTIAGPPKVRPEHGRAVFFVVEPDRARLADLVQRLRDGRLELTVGTVLPLEEAPAAFVPGRRAPGKTIIQVARS; this is translated from the coding sequence ATGCGAGCGATCGCCGTCAGTGACCGCGCGTCCGGCGCCGCCGGGCTCTCCCTCACCGACCTGCCGCACCCGCACGCGGCCGAGAACGACGTCATCGTGCGGGTCCACGCCGCCGGGTTCACGCCGGGCGAGCTGGACTGGCCGGGCACCTGGACCGACCGCGCAGGCCGGGACCGCACGCCGAGCGTGCCCGGTCACGAGGTGGCCGGGGTCGTCGCCGAGCTGGGGTACGGCACCTCCTACCTCACCGTGGGCCAGCGGGTGTGCGGCCTGACCGACTGGACCCGGAACGGGACGCTGGCCGAGTACGTCGCGGTGGAGGCACGCAACCTGGCTCCCCTGCCCGCCGACGTCGACTACGTCGCGGCCGCCGCGCTGCCGATCGCCGGGCTGACCGCCTGGCAGGGCCTGTTCGACCACGCGCGGCTGGCCCCCGGGCAGACCGTTCTCGTACACGGCGCGGCGGGCGGCGTCGGCTCCGTCGCGGTGCAGCTGGCGCGGGAGGCGGGCGCGCGGGTGATCGGCACCGGGCGGGCGGCCGACCGGGACCGGGCCCTCGGCTTCGGCGCGGACACCTACCTGGACCTGCAGAGCGACCGCCTGGAGGACGCCGGCCAGGTGGACGTGGTGTTCGACGTGATCGGGGGCGAGATCCTCGACCGCTCGGCGGCGCTGGTCCGGGCCGGTGGCACCCTGGTCACCATCGCCGGGCCGCCGAAGGTGCGGCCCGAGCACGGCCGCGCCGTCTTCTTCGTGGTCGAGCCCGACCGTGCCCGGCTCGCGGACCTCGTGCAGCGCCTGCGCGACGGGCGGCTGGAGCTGACCGTGGGCACGGTCCTGCCGCTCGAGGAAGCCCCCGCCGCGTTCGTCCCCGGCCGCCGCGCCCCCGGCAAGACGATCATCCAGGTCGCCCGGTCCTGA
- a CDS encoding DUF4097 family beta strand repeat-containing protein, which translates to MQQFDTPAPIAAVLDIPAGRVQLIAATRADTVVEVRPADPGKSRDVEAAAQTSVAYTDGVLRIHTAEPKKQLFGQSGSVEVTVQLPAGSRVEGRTAAAELRGVGRLGDVAFEGAYRQIKIDEAASVRLTAVDGDVEVGRLNGPAEITTPRGDIRISEAVRGTVVLRTQSGDISVTAAAGVSAALDAGTSYGRISNGLRNDGTTTLDIHATTSQGDITARSR; encoded by the coding sequence ATGCAGCAGTTCGACACCCCCGCCCCGATCGCCGCCGTCCTCGACATCCCCGCCGGGCGCGTCCAGCTCATCGCCGCCACGCGCGCCGACACGGTCGTCGAGGTCCGCCCCGCCGACCCCGGCAAGAGCCGCGACGTCGAGGCCGCCGCGCAGACCAGCGTCGCGTACACCGACGGCGTGCTGCGGATCCACACCGCCGAGCCGAAGAAACAGCTCTTCGGCCAGTCCGGATCGGTGGAGGTCACCGTCCAGCTGCCCGCCGGGTCGCGGGTCGAGGGCCGGACCGCCGCCGCCGAGCTGCGCGGCGTGGGCCGCCTCGGCGACGTCGCCTTCGAGGGCGCGTACCGCCAGATCAAGATCGACGAGGCGGCCAGCGTCCGGCTGACCGCGGTCGACGGAGACGTCGAGGTCGGCCGGCTGAACGGTCCCGCCGAGATCACCACCCCGCGGGGCGACATCCGGATCAGCGAGGCCGTCCGCGGCACCGTCGTGCTCCGCACGCAGTCCGGCGACATCTCGGTCACCGCGGCCGCGGGCGTCTCGGCGGCCCTGGACGCCGGCACCTCCTACGGCCGCATCAGCAACGGCCTGCGCAACGACGGCACCACCACGCTCGACATCCACGCCACCACCTCGCAGGGTGACATCACCGCCCGCAGCCGCTGA
- a CDS encoding helix-turn-helix domain-containing protein — protein MPGGRLSQQERQQIASGLADDLPYAEIARRLDRPTSTVTREVMRNGGPVAYRAELAHRATERRAHRRRPATSRGPGAAPHPHGRDAAAVAEYEEQLTAVLVATGVPRMAARVLTVLFTADAGSLTASQLAQRLQVSPASISKAIAFLDGQSLVRRERDERRRDRYVVDDELFYQATIAGARSNDQLVATARQGAAVLGADSPAAQRLENVARFLDFISESILRAAEQARAVLHTRPASPDPDRERA, from the coding sequence ATGCCGGGAGGCAGGCTAAGCCAGCAGGAACGTCAGCAGATCGCGTCCGGGTTGGCCGACGACCTGCCGTACGCGGAGATCGCCCGGCGGCTGGACCGTCCGACCTCGACGGTCACCCGGGAGGTGATGCGCAACGGCGGCCCCGTCGCCTACCGGGCCGAGCTGGCCCACCGGGCGACCGAGCGCCGTGCCCACCGGCGCAGGCCGGCCACCTCGCGCGGGCCGGGGGCGGCTCCGCACCCGCACGGGCGCGACGCCGCGGCCGTCGCGGAGTACGAGGAGCAGCTCACCGCGGTCCTCGTGGCCACCGGCGTGCCGAGGATGGCGGCCCGGGTGCTGACCGTCCTGTTCACCGCCGACGCGGGCAGCCTCACCGCGTCCCAGCTCGCCCAGCGGCTGCAGGTCAGCCCGGCGTCCATCTCCAAGGCGATCGCGTTCCTGGACGGCCAGAGCCTCGTCCGCCGAGAGCGCGACGAGCGCCGCCGCGACCGGTACGTCGTCGACGACGAGCTCTTCTACCAGGCGACGATCGCCGGTGCCCGCTCGAACGACCAGCTCGTCGCCACCGCCCGCCAGGGCGCCGCCGTCCTCGGCGCGGACAGTCCCGCCGCCCAGCGCCTGGAGAACGTCGCCCGCTTCCTCGACTTCATCAGCGAGAGCATCCTCCGCGCCGCCGAGCAGGCCCGCGCCGTCCTGCACACCAGACCGGCGTCACCCGATCCCGACCGCGAACGGGCCTAG
- a CDS encoding LysR family transcriptional regulator, whose translation MELRDIEIFLTLAEELHFGRTADRLHVSQARVSQAIKMQERRIAGRCSSAPAVP comes from the coding sequence GTGGAGCTGCGCGACATCGAGATCTTCTTGACGCTCGCCGAGGAGCTGCACTTCGGCAGGACCGCCGATCGGCTGCACGTCTCGCAGGCGCGGGTGAGCCAGGCGATCAAGATGCAGGAACGCCGGATCGCGGGACGCTGTTCGAGCGCACCAGCCGTGCCGTGA
- a CDS encoding helix-turn-helix domain-containing protein: MSDYEHTCLIRGDGGATLRAILDQICNKWTLLIVATLDRGTLRFTDLHRQIPGISQRMLTLTLRNLERDGLVARTVYAEVPPRVEYELTPVGKSLIPPALALAGWAIEHVPHIEASRAAYQPKPGR; the protein is encoded by the coding sequence ATGTCGGACTACGAGCACACGTGCCTGATCAGGGGCGACGGCGGGGCGACGCTTCGCGCGATCCTGGACCAGATCTGCAACAAGTGGACGCTGCTGATCGTGGCGACCCTGGACCGGGGCACGCTGCGCTTCACCGACCTGCACCGGCAGATCCCCGGCATCTCGCAGCGCATGCTGACCCTGACCCTGCGCAACCTGGAGCGCGACGGCCTGGTCGCCCGGACCGTGTACGCGGAGGTCCCGCCCCGGGTCGAGTACGAGCTGACGCCCGTCGGCAAGAGCCTCATCCCGCCCGCGCTGGCGCTGGCGGGCTGGGCCATCGAGCACGTCCCGCACATCGAGGCCAGCCGGGCGGCGTACCAGCCGAAACCCGGGCGGTGA
- a CDS encoding DUF3291 domain-containing protein, whose amino-acid sequence MHLAQLNVGRLVAPADAPEVAEFMALLEPINALADAAPGFVWRLVADGTDSAVAYQHEFGDDLLINMSVWRTRDDLWNYVYRSRHLAVLQRRREWFQRSVQVHSVMWWVAEEHRPTAAEGMARLATLREHGAGPEAFTFKEFFAPTGAASG is encoded by the coding sequence ATGCATCTCGCGCAGCTGAACGTGGGGCGCCTCGTCGCCCCCGCCGACGCCCCCGAAGTCGCCGAGTTCATGGCCCTGCTCGAACCGATCAACGCGCTCGCCGACGCGGCTCCCGGGTTCGTGTGGCGGCTCGTCGCGGACGGCACCGACTCGGCCGTGGCCTACCAGCACGAGTTCGGCGACGACCTGCTGATCAACATGTCGGTCTGGCGCACCCGCGACGACCTGTGGAACTACGTCTACCGCTCCCGCCACCTCGCCGTGCTGCAGCGCCGCCGGGAGTGGTTTCAGCGGTCGGTGCAGGTCCACAGCGTGATGTGGTGGGTGGCCGAGGAGCACCGGCCGACCGCGGCGGAGGGCATGGCCCGGCTCGCCACGCTCCGCGAGCACGGCGCGGGGCCGGAGGCGTTCACCTTCAAGGAGTTCTTCGCACCGACCGGCGCCGCTTCCGGCTAG
- a CDS encoding TetR/AcrR family transcriptional regulator, with protein MPRKVDHDERRRHIVGALLRIAGAQGLDAVSMREVAQEAGVSLGAVQHYFASKDAMLLYALEQWLSLDVHRSFAERIRARVAREPAATPLATLRAVAAEYLPHDDATSLEARVGLAFQSRAAVTPALAAALVLAYTGFVGTLRGILRHCGQPLDADTAAHELAALLDGLRHPVLIGALRYADALGIVDGHLARLLDHERRP; from the coding sequence ATGCCCCGCAAGGTCGACCACGACGAGCGGCGCCGGCACATCGTCGGCGCGCTGCTGCGCATCGCCGGCGCGCAGGGCCTCGACGCCGTCTCGATGCGCGAGGTCGCGCAGGAGGCAGGGGTGTCGCTCGGCGCGGTGCAGCACTACTTCGCGTCCAAGGACGCGATGCTGCTGTACGCGCTGGAGCAGTGGCTGAGCCTCGACGTGCACCGGTCGTTCGCCGAGCGGATCCGTGCCCGCGTCGCCCGCGAGCCCGCCGCGACACCCCTGGCGACGCTGCGCGCGGTGGCCGCCGAGTACCTGCCCCATGACGACGCCACCAGCCTGGAGGCCCGCGTGGGCCTGGCCTTCCAGTCCCGGGCCGCCGTCACCCCGGCCCTGGCCGCCGCGCTCGTGCTCGCGTACACCGGCTTCGTCGGCACGCTGCGCGGGATCCTCCGGCACTGCGGGCAGCCGCTCGACGCGGACACCGCGGCCCACGAGCTGGCAGCGCTGCTCGACGGCCTGCGGCATCCGGTGCTGATCGGCGCGCTTCGCTACGCCGACGCGCTGGGCATCGTCGACGGCCACCTGGCCCGGCTGCTCGATCACGAGCGGCGCCCCTGA
- a CDS encoding GNAT family N-acetyltransferase, which translates to MIETERLRLRPLTLEQAGQVVAGDRAGQAWSAGYPRDDDRDVARMALAHPAAEPSFGPLQIVTRDAGLVVGGIGFFGPPDADGVVELGYGVAPEAEGRGYATEALRGLLRYAFVTGRVRRAIADTTHGNVGSQRVMEKAGMRRTRSDERLRYYEATAPAA; encoded by the coding sequence GGGCAGGTCGTGGCCGGGGACCGGGCCGGGCAGGCGTGGTCGGCGGGTTATCCGCGCGACGACGACCGGGACGTGGCCCGGATGGCGCTGGCCCATCCGGCGGCGGAGCCGTCGTTCGGGCCGCTGCAGATCGTGACGCGCGACGCCGGGCTGGTCGTCGGCGGCATCGGCTTCTTCGGCCCGCCGGACGCCGACGGCGTCGTCGAGCTCGGCTACGGGGTGGCGCCGGAGGCCGAAGGACGCGGCTATGCCACCGAGGCGCTGCGCGGCCTGCTGCGGTACGCGTTCGTCACCGGCCGGGTGCGCCGCGCGATCGCCGACACGACCCACGGGAACGTCGGCTCGCAGCGGGTGATGGAGAAGGCCGGCATGCGGCGGACGCGCTCCGACGAGCGGCTGCGTTACTACGAGGCCACCGCCCCGGCCGCCTGA
- a CDS encoding metalloregulator ArsR/SmtB family transcription factor — protein MNDDLSAVAALHEPVRRALYEYVAAQGHAVGRNEAAEGVGISRTLAAFHLDKLAEAGLLEIGFMRLTDARPGPGGGRPAKVYRRGRTPRQVSLPARDYGQLAALLAEAVQDASAGDHATAAARAAGERAHRPGGWLDILRARGYEPYEQDGRVRLRNCPFHQVAEDEPLLVCTMNLALCQGIAGGDATAELDPRPGECCVALSKNNNR, from the coding sequence GTGAACGACGACCTCAGCGCGGTTGCCGCCCTGCACGAGCCGGTCCGCCGGGCGCTGTACGAGTATGTGGCGGCCCAGGGTCACGCGGTGGGGCGCAACGAGGCCGCCGAGGGTGTCGGGATCTCGCGTACCCTCGCCGCCTTTCATCTGGACAAGCTGGCGGAGGCGGGCCTGCTGGAGATCGGCTTCATGCGGCTGACCGACGCCCGGCCCGGTCCCGGCGGCGGCCGCCCCGCGAAGGTCTACCGTCGCGGGCGCACGCCCCGGCAGGTCAGCCTGCCCGCGCGCGACTACGGGCAGCTGGCGGCGCTGCTGGCCGAGGCGGTGCAGGACGCCAGTGCCGGCGATCACGCGACGGCCGCGGCCCGTGCTGCGGGCGAGCGCGCCCACCGGCCCGGCGGCTGGCTGGACATCCTGCGGGCCCGCGGCTACGAACCCTACGAACAGGACGGCCGGGTACGCCTGCGCAACTGCCCCTTCCACCAGGTCGCCGAGGACGAGCCGCTGCTGGTGTGCACGATGAACCTGGCGCTGTGCCAGGGGATCGCGGGCGGCGACGCGACCGCGGAGCTGGACCCGCGCCCCGGCGAATGCTGCGTCGCGCTTTCTAAAAACAATAATCGTTGA
- a CDS encoding DoxX family protein, which produces MELAYWIVAGLLAVFYLYAGGKKAAQSQERLQPMMGWVDTIPMPLVRAIGALEILGALGLILPPLMGIATWLAVAAAIGLVLIQVGGIVVHVSRGEARLIGLNVALLLTAATSAWLATTWL; this is translated from the coding sequence GTGGAACTCGCCTACTGGATCGTGGCCGGGCTGCTCGCGGTCTTCTACCTCTACGCCGGCGGCAAGAAGGCCGCCCAGAGCCAGGAGCGGCTCCAGCCGATGATGGGCTGGGTCGACACCATCCCCATGCCGCTGGTCAGGGCCATCGGGGCGCTGGAGATCCTGGGCGCGCTCGGCCTGATCCTGCCGCCGCTGATGGGGATCGCGACCTGGCTCGCCGTCGCGGCGGCGATCGGCCTCGTCCTGATCCAGGTCGGCGGCATCGTCGTGCACGTGTCCCGCGGCGAAGCGCGCCTGATCGGCCTCAACGTCGCCCTCCTGCTGACGGCCGCCACATCCGCCTGGCTCGCCACGACCTGGCTCTGA